The Chitinophagaceae bacterium nucleotide sequence GATGATCCTTCATAGCAATGTAAAGCACAACTCCATTCCGGTCTTCTGTTTTGTCCATTTTCAGTCCGAAAAAAACTTCAATGGCACGATCAACCGGATCAACATAACTGCAGCGGCTTTCAATAAACATACGGATTTCTCCGGATGTACGTTTCTCAGCTGCACGTATTGCATTCACAATGGCTTCATTCTCCTGTGGAGTGAACCAATTCTGCTTTTTGGAAAGAAAAGAAAAAATGCCCATGAATATTATCAGAATTTTACTTCAGGAGCTTTATCACTTCCGGGTTCTGCTGTAAAGCCTGTTTTTTGTTTGAAACCAAACATACCTGCCAGGATATTCATTGGAAATGAGCGCACCTGGGTATTATAATTCATCACAGCTTCGTTAAAATCATTACGGGCTACTTTAATTCTGTTCTCTGTTCCCTCTAATTGAGTTTGCAGGTTACGGAATCCTTCGTTGGCCTTCAGATTCGGATAACTTTCAACAACTGCCAGTAAACGGCTTAATGCACTGCTTACTCCACTTTGCGCTTGTTGAAATTCTGCCAAGCTTCTCTGGAGTAATATTCGTTGGATCAACTTTTACCTGTGTTGCTTTTGAACGGGCTTCAATTACATTGATCAATGTTTGCTGTTCAAAATTTGCTTCGCCTTTCACTGTGTTCACAAGATTTGGTATCAGGTCAGCTCTGCGCTGGTAATCACTCTGCACATTGTTCCATTTCTGTTTTACAACTTCATCCTGTTTAACTAACCCGTTATAACCGCTGCAACCCCTGAATAACAAAAGGGCTAATACTGCAACAATAACAATGGTGATAATACGTCCGGCTTTCATGTTTGTGTTTTTTAGTTTGAGATTAAATTTAATTCAAAGAATCAAATTGTCAAGTGAATCTTTTATCAGCACAAAGAATGCCGCATCAAAAAAGATGACAGACTGTCGTTTCATAAGCCCTTACAGAACTATTTAGTTATGTCTGCGGCATGGTTTTAGTAATCCATTTCCAAGGTTAGCCGGTTCAAAACCCCGGCTTTCTTATCCTCATGAAAAAAATATTGCCCCTTTTAGTCGTTTTGCTGATTACTTTTTCTCAGTGTAAAAAGAAAACCAGCACGAATAATCCTGAGCCAACGGACCCGGTTACGTTAAAAGATACTGTACTTGTGCAGGGGCTGAATTTCCCCTGGGAAATAGTATGGGGACCTGATGATTTTATCTGGATGACTGAACGGGGAGGGAAAATAACCCGTATTAATCCCTCAACAGGAGCAGTTAGTCCGGTTCATACTATTACTGAAGTTGCAACAAATGGCGAAGGTGGATTGCTGGGAATGGTACTGCATCCAAATTTTACAACATCACCGCATGTATTTGTTGCTTATAATTATAATAATGGTGGTAACTACCGTGAAAAAATTGTCCGCTATACTTACAGCAGCGGTTCACTCATTAGCCCCTTAACAATTATAGATAATATTGCTGCTTCTTCTATACATAATGGAAGCCGCTTAGTGATAACACCTGATCTGAAACTGTTTATTACTACCGGTGATGCATCAAATACTTCATTACCTCAAAATACATCTTCCGTAAATGGCAAAATACTGCGACTTAATCTCGATGGAAGTATCCCGGCTGATAACCCTGCAGCAGGAAATCCATACTGGAGCATTGGTCATCGCAACCCACAGGGATTGGTTTTTGCGAATAATATACTGTACAGTTCTGAGCATGGACCAAGTACTGATGACGAAGTAAATATGATTGAAAAAGGAAGGAACTACGGTTGGCCTGATGTAAGAGGATTTTGCAATGAATCGGCAGAACAAACTTTTTGCTCTGCTAATAACGTAAAAGAACCTCTTAAAGCATGGACACCTACCACTGCAGCATGCGGACTGGATTATTATAACAATAACCTGATACCGCAATGGAAGAATTCATTACTGATGGTTGCACTGAAAGATGCAAAACTTTACCAGTTGAAGCTCAACAGTACTTATAACAGCATTACTGAAACCAATGAGTTTTTCATTAATAAATACGGCAGGATGAGAGACCTGTGTATATCGCCTGCGGGTAAGGTTTATATCTGTACCAGCAATGGCGGCAACAATGACAAACTCATTGAAATCAGTAAAAAAGTAAATCAGCATTAATCCTGTACTGCGGCAATACCGGGTAATACTTTGCCTTCGAAGAACTCAAGCATAGCACCACCACCGGCAGAGATATAGCTTACTTTATCTGTGTAGCCAAAATCGTTTACAGCAGCAACACAGTCTCCGCCACCTACAAGGCTGAATGCCCCTTTACCAGTGGCAACAGCAACTGCTTCTGCAATGGTTTTTGTTCCGTGCTGAAATTTTTCCATTTCAAACACACCCATCGGACCATTCCACAAAATCGTTTTTGAATGGATCAATACGTTTGTAAACTGTTCGCAGGCATTGGGCCCGATATCCAATCCTAACCAACCATCAGGAATCTGGTTGCTTGGTGCAGTTGATGTATTTGCATCCGCAGCAAACTTATCAGCAATTACAGAATCGCTTGGCAGGTGAATGTTCACACCTTTTTGCGCTGCTTTTTCAAGGATCATTTTGGCAGTTTCCAATCTGTCTTCTTCACAAAGAGAATTACCAATCTTTCCACCCATTGCCTTCATGAAGGTATAAGCCATGCCACCGCCGATGATAATATCGGTTGCACGTTCCAGTAAGTTTTCAAGAATGAGAATCTTATCGCTCACTTTGGCACCGCCAATGATAGCAGTAAATGGTTTGTCGGCTTTCAGCAACACTTTTTCTGCTGCCGCAACTTCACCTTCCATCAGCAAACCAAACATCTTTTTTTCTTTAGGGAAGAATTTTGCAATCACAGCTGTAGAAGCATGTGCACGGTGAGCAGTACCAAAGGCATCATTTACATATACATCGCCCAGCTTTGCTAATTTTTGCGCAAAGGCTTCATCACCTTTTCTTCTTCCTTATAAAAACGAAGGTTTTCAAGTAACAGCACTTCACCTGCACGTAACATACCTGCAGTTAAATAAGCCTGCTCGCCAATACAATCGTTGGCAAACAATACAGTTGTATTTCCACCAAGCAATTCGCCGAGATGTTTGATGATATGCTTTAAAGAAGATTTTCTTCAGGACCTTCTTTTGGACGGCCCAGGTGACTCATTAAAATAACACTGCCACCATCATTGAGTATTTTTTTTATTGTCGGAATGGCAGCCCGCATCCTGTTATCATCGCCAATGGCCTGTGTTTGTTTGTCGAGTGGAACATTGAAATCAACCCGGATCAGTGCTTTCTGACCTGCGAAGTTGTACGTTGAAAATTTGCTCATAAAATATGTATTTAATTCTTTTGCTTGTTTTCGCTGAACGAAGTTATCATTTGCATAATAAAGCCGGTTCAACAGTTTCTTTATTTCTGTATTTGTTTCAGCAGTTGCTCTGTGCAATTCAAATTCCTGCTTACATCATCCTTCCCTTCAATTTTTACTTTCATTAATGCGCCGCTGATGAGTTGATAACCCTGTATTCCCTGTTCATCATTGAAAAAACAATTATACCAGTCAATCAGTTCATTTGAATAAGCCATGCTTACTTTATTACTGTAAAATTTAATGGGGTGCGGATACCAGCTTCCTCCGGCATTCTCCAGCTTATTCTCTTTTGCATGAGTATATAATGATTTCAGAAATTGGAGATAAGCAATCACACGCTGTTGAATTTGATCAGTTGTTTCCTGCTGCTGGGGTTTTGTCCGCCAATTGTTCATTGCTTGGCTGTAAGGATCCGATTTTGATTGATTGGCCAATGCCTGCACTTCAATCATTTCATCCGGGTTTGATTTATCAATCGGGAAGCCCCGGTAAAAGCTGAACTGAGTTTTATTGCCTGGCAGGTTTTGATCAACCAGGTATCTTACATTATCTGTACTGTCTTTTACAGAAGGAGTAAGTACCAGTAACTTTTTCTGTTCATCAAAATTCCATTTACCCTGTTCAAACAGCAAATCTCCACAAAGCGAATAGTTACCGTCGGCGTAAAAACGCAGGGCATATAATCCAAGATGATTGTTTTTATTCTGTTCTGCTTTTTCATCTATCACAACATACCATTCACAATCTTTCGGATTTACTGCTCTCTTTTCAGCTGTCGTTGGCGATCCGCATGAAAAAAATAAAAAAGGGATACTCCAGAAGAAATATCCCTTTAAGATTTTTGCCTTTGCTATCATGAATTATTTAATCATTTTAGCAAAAAAATGAAGTGTGCGAACCAATTGGCTTACATAACTCATTTCATTATCATACCAGCTAACTACACGTACTAATTGATTGTCGCCTACATTCTGTACTCTTGTTTGTGTTGCATCAAACAAAGAACCGAAGCTGGTGCCAATAATATCGCTGCTTACAATTTCGTCTTCAGTATAACCAAAGCTTTCGTTAGAAGCGGCTTTCATTGCAGCATTTACTTCTTCAACAGTTACCTTTTTACCTAATACAACGGTCACTTCAGTTAATGAACCTGTAAGAGTTGGTACACGCTGAGCACTACCATCCAGTTTTCCTTTTAAGCTTGGTAATACAAGACCAATTGCTTTTGCAGCGCCTGTGCTGTTGGGAACAATATTCTGAGCAGCTGCACGTGCACGGCGAAGATCACCTTTTGCATGAGGAGCATCCTGTGTGTTCTGATCGTTGGTGTAAGCGTGTATGGTTGTCATTAAACCATTCACAATACCGTATTTTTCTTCCAGTACCTGTGCTACAGGAGCCAGACAGTTAGTAGTACAACTTGCACAGCTGATAACTGTTTCACTGCCATCAAGAATACTGTGGTTTACATTAAATACAACTGTTTTCAGATCACCTGTTGCAGGAGCGCTGATTACCACTTTTTTTGCACCGGCTGCAATATGTGCCTCTGCTTTTGTTTTGTCAGTAAAGAATCCTGTACATTCTAATACTACATCCACATTGTGCGATCCCCATGGAATCTGAGCAGGATCTTTCTGTGCATATATCTTTACTTCATCACCGTTAACAATGATTGAATTTTCTGTTGCTTTTACTTCTGCATCAAAACGTCCCTGAGCAGTATCATACTTCAGCAAGTGACCTAATACTTTTGGGGAAGTGAGGTCGTTGATAGCAACTATATCAATGCCTTCCATTTTATAAATCTGGCGATAAACTAATCTGCCAATGCGTCCAAAACCGTTAATAGCAACTTTTACTGTGCTCATGGAAATAATTATTTAGGAGTTTAAAAATGCGCTGCGAAGGTAATTACTTTAACGATTAAAGACCGTTAGTTTTTTGACTGATATAGAGCAGCAAATGGCATATAGTACGTCATTGGTTTTCGAATTTCCTGTTTTTTACAGTTCGTTTTCAATGCTATTTTTCACTGCACTGATGTTATGTAATGTATGAGATGAGATAATAACAGATCAATTTTTGAAATTTGTTTGGCTGGAAACCTGCCCAAACCTATCTTTGCCGTCCCAAAAATAAACGCCGCGTTGGTCAAGGGGTTAAGACGCCTCCCTTTCACGGAGGAATCACGGGTTCGAATCCCGTACGTGGTACAAAGCCCTGCTGTTAAGCAGGGTTTTTTTATGTCCATACCCTGCAATCAGCATGTGATTTTACTGCAATCAGGGATTATTACAGCTGAGAATCTACTTAAGGTTTCCCTTTTTTACGTAACTCCCGGTGGTTGAATTTACTGCCCATGAAAGATCAAAATTGATTTTTCACCAGCCTAAATCAACTTTTAAAAAAATTTTTTGATATTTTTTTAAAAACTCAAACGTTGATTATCAATGCTTTTACTATGTAAATTTTACGGTATCGTAAAAAAACATGAAGGCTACGTAATTCTACTATTGCACATGTGAAATTCTCGGCGCAACTTTGTTCTCGTAAGGGAAGATACTTAGCAGATTTTAAAGATTCCCTTAAAGGTAACAGCCAGAAGCTTTAGATCCGATCCAGAGAGACCCGTACCAATTTAGTCCCTATTTAAACGAATTAACATGACGTACCTCTACCCAACAGTAGTAAAAGTTTATAAACTTTTATTTTCTCTCAGCATCCTGCTTTTCATAAGCCAGGAATCTTTCTCACAATTAGCATTTAAAAGCCCTTTATTACTTCAGGGAGATAGCAAAGCCATTGGATCAATTTATCGTTTCTCAAATGTTACAACCAATGTTGATGCACTCGTAACAATTGACAGCCTGGTAAATGGTGCAAGCCTTTCAAACATTGACTTAACAGCCTCAGGTTATAATGATGCATTCCAGCCCCAGGTAAAAGCGGGTAATATCGGCACTTCATACGTTTTATTCAGCATTACG carries:
- a CDS encoding TPM domain-containing protein — protein: MGIFSFLSKKQNWFTPQENEAIVNAIRAAEKRTSGEIRMFIESRCSYVDPVDRAIEVFFGLKMDKTEDRNGVVLYIAMKDHQLAVFGDKGIHEKVGTEFWNKEVNKMLSSFSRENYKDGIVQIVTEIGDALVSNFPYENEDRNELPDDIVFGR
- a CDS encoding PQQ-dependent sugar dehydrogenase, which produces MKKILPLLVVLLITFSQCKKKTSTNNPEPTDPVTLKDTVLVQGLNFPWEIVWGPDDFIWMTERGGKITRINPSTGAVSPVHTITEVATNGEGGLLGMVLHPNFTTSPHVFVAYNYNNGGNYREKIVRYTYSSGSLISPLTIIDNIAASSIHNGSRLVITPDLKLFITTGDASNTSLPQNTSSVNGKILRLNLDGSIPADNPAAGNPYWSIGHRNPQGLVFANNILYSSEHGPSTDDEVNMIEKGRNYGWPDVRGFCNESAEQTFCSANNVKEPLKAWTPTTAACGLDYYNNNLIPQWKNSLLMVALKDAKLYQLKLNSTYNSITETNEFFINKYGRMRDLCISPAGKVYICTSNGGNNDKLIEISKKVNQH
- the gap gene encoding type I glyceraldehyde-3-phosphate dehydrogenase → MSTVKVAINGFGRIGRLVYRQIYKMEGIDIVAINDLTSPKVLGHLLKYDTAQGRFDAEVKATENSIIVNGDEVKIYAQKDPAQIPWGSHNVDVVLECTGFFTDKTKAEAHIAAGAKKVVISAPATGDLKTVVFNVNHSILDGSETVISCASCTTNCLAPVAQVLEEKYGIVNGLMTTIHAYTNDQNTQDAPHAKGDLRRARAAAQNIVPNSTGAAKAIGLVLPSLKGKLDGSAQRVPTLTGSLTEVTVVLGKKVTVEEVNAAMKAASNESFGYTEDEIVSSDIIGTSFGSLFDATQTRVQNVGDNQLVRVVSWYDNEMSYVSQLVRTLHFFAKMIK